The genomic region TCTAAACGTgtcactttattattaaattatgctcGATATATGATACACTTTTGACAAAGTGAACAATTAATAACACACCTTTATTTGTAGATGCATTGGAGTCTCCTGAAGgacataatatacatacagcAGCCAATGATCGTGTATCAACACAAAAATTATCAACAAGATGACGTGCTAAGGCACTCAGAGttggaaattttaaattcaacgaGTTTTCTGCCCATTCTCTAATCACTGTAGATGCAGCTCCCAGCATTTCTTCTGTAATGTTTTCATCTACCTCATCACCCTAAAAGTTTAAGCATTTACTTAGAAAGATTTGCTGCTGTAGAAACCTTTGTAAAGTATGTTTTCAATCTACGTAGCAGATCCAATAGGTTTTCCATTACaggaattattttgtatgtcTTAAGTGTAGTTTTATGCCTTACAGTTTGAGATCCAGCTATGTTAGGCAATGTTGGTGAATCCAATTTAACTCTTTTGCGCATTCCAGCATAACAATAACGTGAATTGCCTCTTGTGCCAAGTCTGCGGGGTCGAACTTGAGGATATACTTGTTTCATTACTTTTCCAAAGTCAGCAGTTGATAAGGGTTTCATAAAATTACGCATACAGTACATgctgtgaaaaaattccaaaatagGAAGTAACATTACTTGTGCATGTGTAATACAGTTTACTACACTAATACTTACTTATATTCATCATAAACTTCTTGCTTTGGTAAAGAGACATCAGGGTCTTCTTCCAAATGTGTTTTAATCCACATGATTGTTTGATGAATTTCATAACGATTACCCAATGGATTTAATGGTTGTCTCAATGGATCTATAGTTCCCCCAGTATTGGTCAGTGATAGCGGAAGTTTCAGGTACAGTAACagtttttcttctattttgaGTTGTTCAATTTGTGAAAAGATATTCTGAATGCGTGTTTTCGATTCTTCACTATGTATAAGAACCAATGTACAATTAGGAAAACTGATATTTCACACAcctttaataatacatttattcttataatataatacattatagtGCAACTATtcttaaaacataaattaattaaaatcatttataaaacatatttctttcttaCAATTTAAGGGAACTCGAGATACTTTTAACTCTAAACAATCCTGAAATCTTGcaaaacttaaaataaaatgtatgaCAGCCATACATTGTTTTACTTGTTGAAGattgttattacatttttaatcttacatatttacaattattatatgtatatataagaaacaaactttaacaaataaagtattaatgtattagtgaaaacagagagaaaatgtttgaacCATAAGCATTCTAGGTAGAACAGGCATATTGACCAGTTTGCACagaagattatattaatttatattataactttttGAATTGTTCCTTCAAGTTTCTTTCGTTGCAGAACAACATACATCGACTGTGAACAAGCGATCATCGTAATATCCATTTAAAGATGATCAAATTTCTGAGAAGCAAAACTTTCATTTACAGAGATCTGAATGTTCCCTGAGGTAAAGAAAACTTCTATTTCAATGTATACAGATTTTTTTCTCAGCAAAGTGgagggaaataaagaaaatcgttGCCTTCTAGAGGTTTTCCAGTTCTGAAAATTTCCGACATCGagattttattgcattattgtGGGAATAGATTTTTAACAGATGTAGGCACaaataaatgtgaaaaatcatttataattttcgttaGAAAAGCTGACGGAGGCTGCACTGAGCTTTCGAATAGCAGTGTGCATTCGAGTGTCGTTGAAAAGAGggggagaacgagagaacgagagaaagcaAATGGAAGAGgggaataattttaagcttacCCGATACTGTCTTCAAGcataaaacgaattttttcGTGTTTGGCAGTCGTGTCATGATTCGCCAGGGCCGTGAACTTGGCCGCGATGATGTCTTGAAGTGGGTCACCGTCGTGGAAGCCGTTTGAAAGCCTACCGGCAGCCGGGCGCTGGCTTGGCTGTGGTTGCTTGTTATTATCGCCGACACAGACGTTGACGCTGCCGTCACCATTCTCGACACTAACATCGCTCCGTTCCTTTTTGATCCGCCTGCCGTCGAACGCTTTCTCGTCGGCGTTAAACTCAATTCTCGCGGATGGTTTGCTGACGCAGGGCTCCGTTTGGTCATGGTTATCAGTACTCATCGTACTCCGTCACCGGAGGCGTTCGAATTATGTATATAGAAACGTGTTAGCTCCCGCAGGACGCGAGTACCCTACCATTTTGTCAGAGTCAGCTGGACTACTTGTTAGCATTGCACTCCCGGCGATTATACATGAGCGCCATTCGGGGCCTTCCACTCGCGCGAACCGACGAGTTGCCGAAGCGCATACAATAGACGAATAACCACGAATCTGTCATACCGATTTCAAGCGCTACAACTCAACTGTCCCGAATCTTATCGGAATGCACTCACGCGCTGTTCATGGCTAATTGAAATCGTTGGATCTGTGGACGGTCTACCAGTCACAAAAATGCAAGAAGTGCGCGTTCTTCGATCGTCATAGATCTTGCGGCTCGTCTCATGGATGCATCGCTTCGTATCGCTTTCTCGAACGTGTCGTTGACGCGTTTCCACTGGATCGACAGTCTTGAAAAAAATCCGACGATCATTGGTCACCTGCGTATTTTAATCTAAACTGCTTGTAATGCGCTCACTTGGCCATTGAATTACGGCCTCCTTCGTGGCGCTGCCGAAGGTAGCGTTCCCATCTAGGCTGAGATTATTTCGTGGCGCGAACAAATTCAAACTGTCCGAATGTATCTCAGAGTCGTTGTTGAATAACAGAAACTATGCTAATAAACGACGTGAATAATGTTGAATAGTTTTCTATAGCGGAAGTTTTTTAAGATGTTTAATACAAGAAAATGTAGTCAAGTTCATTAACGACTAGACATATGTACACCACGAAATATGATAACATAGATGAGAATACTATACATCAGAATGTCCCACAAAACGAAAGGATAAAGTGGATATTCACGAAAATAATACGcgtataattttgtaattgcaaAACCATATTTATGTACATGCTTcattaatgtataatgataTTGTTGACAAAATTGgacattaatttaaagaatttctaaaaatataattgtaatactttTCACTGTATCAACCAATAATTACACACATTATCGTATCTTCTCGAAGACAATTAAACAGGCAGAATCTCAACGAACGAcaactgaatttttttattttattacacaagAAGTACacaaagtattataattatattttcagaaattctttaaattaatgcaattGTTTCATATGCGATGATAGTATTATGCGAGTTAAGGAAAAGACATCGCATTCaaaaaacaattgttttctGTCAAGATAAGTGCACGTGCAATTATATAGGTACagtgcaaatttaatttttattatattgttttatagttAAGAAATACCACTAGTATTAAATTCTGCAATAATTACTGCTAGTTATTAACAAACTCCAACaaatctttatatttaatattcatgttaatgttcattaaatatttgtccgtgatataattatttacaacgtGACTGAagtataaaagaaagaaattacagGTTcgtatttcgtaaatattttttaaatatcaatttctataaatgtgCAGAACATATAATTTGTTGATATTTCAATTGGTTACTAAGAACAGCCAAGTATTGATTTGTGTCATCTAGCTGTGTAAAGAAAaagtttatacaaaattcaaataGAGGTTAGCGGCTAAaaatttactattgaatatattatcggatttattataatcacatattataatattataatcatattgttatttattttttcacagGTATTATAAAAACTGTAGAACAATGTTGAGGATCCCAAATTTATCTAGAAAGTTTTGTTCCCATCCATTGGGActacaaacattttcaaaatatcgcAACAGTAATTTTGTAAGAAGCATAACAACTGGTTCTacacattataaattaaatacatctCCTCAagaatctaataaatttcaagaAGGGCAGATTATTAACGGTTTCATAGTGGATGAAATTGCAAATGTGGATGAAATACAATTAACTGCAGTGCGATTAACTCATTTGGGTACTGGAGCTGATTATTTGCATTTAGCCAGAGATGATACTAACAATGTCTTTTCTGTTGGATTCCGCACAACTCCAAAGGATTCTACAGGATTACCTCACATTTTGGAACACATCACTCTTTGTGGCAGTGAAAGATATCCATGTAGAGATCCATTCTTTAGAATGCTAAGAAGATCATTAGCTACCTTTATGAATGCTATGACAGGGCCtgattatactatatatcCATTCTCTACACAGAACTTGAAGGATTACCAAAATTTACAGTCCGTATATCTGGACTCAGTATTTAAACCAAATTTGCGAGAGCTTGATTTTAGACAAGAAGGTTGGAGATTGGAACATACAGAtgttaatgataaaaattcgcCAATAATATTCAAAGGAGTAGTTTTTAATGAGATGAAAGGCGTTTTCAACGAAAATCAATCTATATTAGCCGAACGATTATTGAACAGCATCCTACCTAGTCATACATACTCAGTAATTTCTGGAGGGGACCCTCTTGTAATTCCTCATCTAAGACACATTGATTTGATCAATTTCCACAAAACCTATTATCATCCATCAAATAGTAGATTCTATTCATATGGCAACTTTCCTTTAGaagatcatttaaaatttattaacgaccgatatttatttttatcaactaAAATTGATAGATCTATGTCAGTAGTTCCTTCAGAGAAACGTTGGGAACAAGCAAGAAAAGAACATATTTCATGCAGACCAGATCCTATGGCTGCAAATCCTGATCGGCAAGGCACTATAGCTATTGGTTACTTGTGCAATGATATAATTGACATACAACAAACTTTCGAGATGCATGTTTTATCTCAGCTTCTTTTGAGTGGTCCAAATtcggaattttataaatcgttgGTGGAATCAAATTTAGGAGTTGCTTTTGGGCCAATGACTGGTTATGATGCTCACTGTAAAGACACAATGTTTGCTTTGAGTTTACTCGGTGttcagaaagaaaattttgaaaaaatagaaaaagtcTTTCATGAAACTGTGCAAGACGTTGTTGAAAAGggttttgaaaaaaatcgaatcgaaGCTGTTTTACACAGCATTGAACTTCACATAAAACATCAAACTTCTAATTTTGGATTGCAAttacttttcaatttaacaCCGCTATGGAATCACGATGGCGATCTAATAAGATCGATGAGAATTAATGAGGCAATTAGAAATTTCCGAcaaaaaatggaaagaaatcCCAATTATCTTCAAGAATTCGTGAAAACATACTTAGTAGATAACGCTCATAGAATTACTTTAACAATGCTTCCGGATCAACAATACGATCACGAAAAAACGACCGCCGAACGCGAATTGTTAGAATTCAAATTAAAGCAACTTTCCAAGGAAGATTTAGATCGGGTTTACGTTGAGGGACAAGAATTACTTCAAGAACAACAAAAGAAGGAGGATCTAACTGTTCTTCctactttaaaaattgaggATATAAAAACGGATGTAGAACGATGTAACTTTAACGATACAATAGTAGCTGATGTTCCATTACAAGTAGCTATTGAACCAACGAATAACGTTTGTTATTATCGTGGAATTCTAAATACACAAGGGCTAAGCGCAGAATTGAAGAGTTTATTaccgatttttaataacatcatCACGAAAATGGGAACAGTAAACTATGATTACAGAAATTTCGATGAGATAATACGATTGAAAACTGGAGGTTTAAATTTTATGAGCCATGTTGTAGAACACAAGAGTCATTTATCACAATACGAGGAAGGGGTAATAATAGAGTCGTATTGTCTAGACCGTAATGTAAATGATATGTGGAAATTATGGTTGGAAGTGTTCAACAATGTGAAATTATCCGATCTCCGGAGATTTGAAACACTTATTAAAACATCTGCAGCAAATTTAGTAAATGGGATTGCGGACTCTGGGCACGCTTATGCTATGAGCACTGCAGCAAGTTTAGTTTCACcagttacaaaattcaaagaaaCCATATCAGGATTACAATATGTTTCTAGAATGAAAAAGATTGCTCAACTGCAGGACTTAAGTTTCATATTCCAGAAAATGCAAGAGATATCTGaacaacttttaaataaacatcaCTTACGGTCAGCCATAAATTTATCTGAGACTAACAAGGAtggtattttaaatagtattgaagaattttataaatcgttgaAGGGTACATCTAAGGATccatatatatacacacatgATCAGAACATCGAAACAGGAGATAGTGCTATTCATTATGTATTACCATATACAGTAAATTACGCAGCAAAAGCAATATTAACTGTGCCATATACAGATTCCGATTATGCACCGTTACAAGTCCTCtctaaattaatatcttcaatttatttacatccAGAGATTCGCGAAAAGGGTGGCGCTTATGGCGGTGGTGCTAAAATATCATCTGATGGAGTCTTTACATTTTACTCTTACAGAGATCCTAATTCTACTCGCACGTTAGACTTATTCGATAAAACGTATGATTTTGTATCAAAGTACTCGATTTCACAAAGTGATATTGATGAAGCAAAATTAGGTGTATTCCAACGTATCGATGTTCCAATTCCTCCAAGTAATCGTGGCATGATTAAATTCACACATAATATTACGGATGATGATATTCAAAACTATCGACAACAACTTAAAGCTGTGACTAAAGATCAACTCATGTACGTTGCCGAAAAATACTTAGAACCTGGTCAAAAGAATATTAGAGTGGGACGCGCATTAATTGGGCCAGATAATCCGGATTTATTGAATAGGCATTCGGAAAATTGGACAATTCAAAATCAAGATGAAGATGCTCAAGCGAGAGCAGTGGAGTGAACATTTTGTGAAGATATTTGTCGATTTATTGTTACGTGTATATTGTAGGGTAATGTTAAGATACGTTAATTGGATAATGTAATTTgcgtacaaaataaattatataaaaattgaatcgtAATACtgcaaatattgtataaattccaTCTCGAGTTAACATGTAAAAATCgacataaaaaatttgttatttatttttttataatagatgGCGCATGTAGATAAATGcacggaaaataaatatttcctggACGCACTGAATTTGTTTTTCGAAACACAATGGCTTCACAATACGCCGGTTACGGACTTATTAACGAAGGGATTAGTTGATTCATTTCCAAAGGAGTGGTTGAATGTTTTAGAAATGTTAGAGAATCAAGAACTTAATGACTTTGTTGTGGAAAAGAAGACAAATgttggtaaataaataatattgacacatgaatttatttcatcgatatgtcaagtatttaatttttcaggcACACTGGCCAAATGAATTGAAAGCCTTCGTCGAAAAATGCAAATGTACTGACCGATTGCCAACCTCGGGTATCGCGTTACTTACAAAATTGCcaaaagaatttcaattagggcttaataataaaaaacaacaCGAAATAGTACATATGGCACATTTAGTACATATGCAATGTGCACCACTTAAAATCAAAGTGATCGTCGATCTTGGCGCTGGTCTGGTAAGAtagatgtatatttataaaattaataaaatgtacatatttatagcTTTTAGTGTTACgtttaacatatatattgCAGGGGTATGTTTGCCAACTTCTCTATCGTCTGTATGGCTACAAAGTTCTGGGATTAGAAAAGAATCAGGAAACTGTTAACAATGCAAAACGCAGACAAGCCAAAATGTATCCTGAATCATTGGAACACGTTAAATATCGTTGTTGCGATTTAACATGCAATTCGATTGTAAcgatcgaaacaattttaaaaaatgaatttcaagaaGACTCGAATGTATGTTTAATTGGTCTGCACGCTTGCGGAGATCTTAGCATCAGTgcatcaaaaatatttcgtgaTATGGATACAGCTCGGATCTTTATTATGATATCCTGCTGCTACCATAAACTTTCAATGTCGGAAGACACAGATACGAATACATTAGCTAAAAAGCaatactttaataactttCCATTGTCCACTTGCTTCCAAAGCGTAATTGATGACAGTAATTTTGATATCGGTTGTTTTTTAAGACAACCATTTTTAAGATTGGCATGTCAAGAATCTGCAGAAAGATGGACGAATATGACCACTGAAAGTCATAACAAACACTCCTTCTATGTACTTGCAAGAGCGCTTCTTCAATTATATGCCGCTCAAAGTATACATGTGtactttttttctattaaattcattaGTACAAcgtacgataaatatttatttataaaatatttttcagaccgtttttcaattaaaaaacgtACTCAAAAAGGAACAAGAAAGTCACAGTGTTTGAATTTCGAAACTTACGTTAAGGACTCATTGAACAGATATACTTTTCAATCACAAAAGGAAACAAACCTCGAAGAAGAAGGTAATTTgtatatagatttttaaatatttttgaattagaCTACCCTTgaataatacgaataatttaCTTTCTATAGATATGCAATTTAGCACAGAAATgcacgaaaaaaatattatgaaactaTGGGAAATGCATTGCGACAAGCTAAAGATGGTAGAACTTTATACTGCTCTACAATTAGTACTACAAGCATCAGCGGAGTCCCTTCTTCTTCAGGACAGATTATGCTGGATGCGAGAACAGAAATTAGAAGCAACAGTTATTTCAGTTACTAATAAACGACTATCTCCACGATCGTATGCAATCGTTTCGTGGAAAAACTgagaaatacatttaaatttctttcaccAGTAAACATATCTTGTTATTTTTCCcaagaaatgtataaaatacaaatatttttgtaaaattgacaCATTTCTGCCTACAGACAAACAATCTTTATATACgcatatttgttttattacaaatattatacatttcatcTGAAGTATAATTAgagatgaaaatttcaataatacaataaatattgttcaagaaaaatgttttccgaagacttgcaatattttgcagatacaacaaatattcaaattattatagttttaacCATCTGAAGGATAAATTCATTAGAATACATTACCTATATGGATGAATTTGTGATGCTGCTTTAATGTTAGTTTTAATTGCACTTGGAGCTTTATTCATTTGTCCCACTGTAAATACAGAACATGTATTCAGTACCATACAAATGTAACTTATCATCAAGGAAAATTATAGCATGAATTGAATTGTATCTTACTAGGTGGATTTCCTAAAGATCCTTGTCCTGAAGCTTGTTGTTGATTTCCTGGTCTCCCTACCATCATTCCACTGGCTACAGAATTAACACCAGATTGAACCATTTGGACAGTGTCAGACtgtaaaaacgaaaaaatatattagaaaagttACATATGAATACatagttatttataaacataataaagaAGTACACACGAGATTTACCTTCAAACTTTTACCCATACCAACTGCTGCTACAAGAGCATGAGTATCTGCTGTACTACTAGTCTGAGCTTGAGTTGCTCTAGATCCAGCTTCGCTTTCCCATTCTTCTCGTGCTTTGTTTGCTATATCCCATATATGGCTAATAACTTTGGTGTATTGTGCCACTtgtttctgaaaatttatacaattcaaAATATAGCATAAACAACACAAAACATTTTAAGTGTTCCACTCGCTAAATGGAccgattataaaattattacattaaaactaCTAGGGGCAATTATTCTTCTGCTGTACAAATATTAGACATAaatatacacaaaatattCGGCAATTATTTCCTCTAATAGCTTCAAATTAATTGGTACATTCTTTCTGTTGTATTcaaaataaagttataatttataatggtATGAAAGATAATGTTTCTACtcgatagaaattatttttcaagagaAAATGTATAGTTTATAAATGTAGAACTGTAGGTACAGAACGTATGATCAAGAATAATCTTAAAGtattgaaactattttatatggTATGTAAAATGATGTTTTTCTTAGTTTCAGTCCAAAGCGAATGGAACTAATAGAAGCTGAAAGCTAGCTGATAGTAGCTTACATTGCAGTCCTAGTTGTTGTATAGTTAGCACATtaacagagaaatagaacaTCTTAAGTTATCCTTAAGCTTCTACAATAAGACAATACAGATGTACAAT from Augochlora pura isolate Apur16 chromosome 5, APUR_v2.2.1, whole genome shotgun sequence harbors:
- the LOC144470632 gene encoding methyltransferase-like protein 25B isoform X1, translating into MAHVDKCTENKYFLDALNLFFETQWLHNTPVTDLLTKGLVDSFPKEWLNVLEMLENQELNDFVVEKKTNAHWPNELKAFVEKCKCTDRLPTSGIALLTKLPKEFQLGLNNKKQHEIVHMAHLVHMQCAPLKIKVIVDLGAGLGYVCQLLYRLYGYKVLGLEKNQETVNNAKRRQAKMYPESLEHVKYRCCDLTCNSIVTIETILKNEFQEDSNVCLIGLHACGDLSISASKIFRDMDTARIFIMISCCYHKLSMSEDTDTNTLAKKQYFNNFPLSTCFQSVIDDSNFDIGCFLRQPFLRLACQESAERWTNMTTESHNKHSFYVLARALLQLYAAQNRFSIKKRTQKGTRKSQCLNFETYVKDSLNRYTFQSQKETNLEEEDMQFSTEMHEKNIMKLWEMHCDKLKMVELYTALQLVLQASAESLLLQDRLCWMREQKLEATVISVTNKRLSPRSYAIVSWKN
- the LOC144470632 gene encoding methyltransferase-like protein 25B isoform X2; protein product: MTLLWKRRQMLAHWPNELKAFVEKCKCTDRLPTSGIALLTKLPKEFQLGLNNKKQHEIVHMAHLVHMQCAPLKIKVIVDLGAGLGYVCQLLYRLYGYKVLGLEKNQETVNNAKRRQAKMYPESLEHVKYRCCDLTCNSIVTIETILKNEFQEDSNVCLIGLHACGDLSISASKIFRDMDTARIFIMISCCYHKLSMSEDTDTNTLAKKQYFNNFPLSTCFQSVIDDSNFDIGCFLRQPFLRLACQESAERWTNMTTESHNKHSFYVLARALLQLYAAQNRFSIKKRTQKGTRKSQCLNFETYVKDSLNRYTFQSQKETNLEEEDMQFSTEMHEKNIMKLWEMHCDKLKMVELYTALQLVLQASAESLLLQDRLCWMREQKLEATVISVTNKRLSPRSYAIVSWKN
- the LOC144470631 gene encoding presequence protease, mitochondrial codes for the protein MLRIPNLSRKFCSHPLGLQTFSKYRNSNFVRSITTGSTHYKLNTSPQESNKFQEGQIINGFIVDEIANVDEIQLTAVRLTHLGTGADYLHLARDDTNNVFSVGFRTTPKDSTGLPHILEHITLCGSERYPCRDPFFRMLRRSLATFMNAMTGPDYTIYPFSTQNLKDYQNLQSVYLDSVFKPNLRELDFRQEGWRLEHTDVNDKNSPIIFKGVVFNEMKGVFNENQSILAERLLNSILPSHTYSVISGGDPLVIPHLRHIDLINFHKTYYHPSNSRFYSYGNFPLEDHLKFINDRYLFLSTKIDRSMSVVPSEKRWEQARKEHISCRPDPMAANPDRQGTIAIGYLCNDIIDIQQTFEMHVLSQLLLSGPNSEFYKSLVESNLGVAFGPMTGYDAHCKDTMFALSLLGVQKENFEKIEKVFHETVQDVVEKGFEKNRIEAVLHSIELHIKHQTSNFGLQLLFNLTPLWNHDGDLIRSMRINEAIRNFRQKMERNPNYLQEFVKTYLVDNAHRITLTMLPDQQYDHEKTTAERELLEFKLKQLSKEDLDRVYVEGQELLQEQQKKEDLTVLPTLKIEDIKTDVERCNFNDTIVADVPLQVAIEPTNNVCYYRGILNTQGLSAELKSLLPIFNNIITKMGTVNYDYRNFDEIIRLKTGGLNFMSHVVEHKSHLSQYEEGVIIESYCLDRNVNDMWKLWLEVFNNVKLSDLRRFETLIKTSAANLVNGIADSGHAYAMSTAASLVSPVTKFKETISGLQYVSRMKKIAQLQDLSFIFQKMQEISEQLLNKHHLRSAINLSETNKDGILNSIEEFYKSLKGTSKDPYIYTHDQNIETGDSAIHYVLPYTVNYAAKAILTVPYTDSDYAPLQVLSKLISSIYLHPEIREKGGAYGGGAKISSDGVFTFYSYRDPNSTRTLDLFDKTYDFVSKYSISQSDIDEAKLGVFQRIDVPIPPSNRGMIKFTHNITDDDIQNYRQQLKAVTKDQLMYVAEKYLEPGQKNIRVGRALIGPDNPDLLNRHSENWTIQNQDEDAQARAVE